In Thermospira aquatica, the following proteins share a genomic window:
- a CDS encoding tetratricopeptide repeat protein — MRFQKGIIIGVIVLSMSGCNFFEWLTPPMSGISAEELIYRGEQYFEKQDYTSAEESFYQAMLIDPKSSKARLGYARALLWQVIYPVANIVAEEAHKNGDNIYQGLLASLNKNEFKEALFGGEVPLYQKIIDALEGPNGIIGNQGDGVITDDKLEPNVILLVAYFSLISLNLLDSNGDRQFLTPPDYLRLQGNEVTFSLDIDRIVSNVVASTEIDTSYTADDLINTLKGSHDALEESLSLLRFLYLNIVYVDGLLGCVIRPSAFLKRVSASSSAYSNQYDEIRDALTNPSASTSYTNSLQILYILRYAPTNVGRVLNDLHHVLVGSYAYQNLGDFTPSVWGSHSGGLKAFGETLSGTLTEDDVSNVITQITNEYTPEEISNIIAGLRL, encoded by the coding sequence ATGCGTTTTCAAAAAGGTATTATTATAGGTGTAATAGTTCTGAGCATGAGTGGGTGTAACTTTTTTGAATGGTTAACACCTCCGATGAGTGGCATAAGTGCAGAGGAACTCATCTATCGGGGGGAGCAGTATTTTGAAAAGCAGGATTATACAAGTGCAGAAGAGAGTTTTTACCAGGCGATGCTAATAGATCCCAAATCAAGTAAGGCTAGACTGGGGTATGCACGAGCGCTTCTCTGGCAGGTGATTTATCCAGTGGCCAATATCGTGGCAGAAGAGGCTCATAAAAATGGGGATAATATCTATCAGGGGCTTCTTGCCTCCCTTAACAAGAATGAGTTTAAAGAAGCTCTTTTTGGAGGAGAGGTTCCTCTTTATCAGAAGATTATCGACGCTTTAGAGGGACCTAACGGTATCATTGGAAATCAGGGAGATGGAGTGATAACGGATGACAAGCTGGAACCCAATGTTATTTTATTGGTGGCCTATTTCAGTCTGATTTCTTTAAATCTTCTGGATTCCAATGGGGATAGGCAATTTCTTACTCCTCCGGATTATCTTCGTCTGCAAGGAAACGAGGTCACGTTTTCTCTTGATATCGATCGGATAGTAAGTAATGTGGTGGCTTCCACCGAGATTGATACAAGCTATACGGCGGATGATCTTATTAACACCCTGAAGGGATCTCATGATGCCTTGGAGGAGAGTTTGTCTCTTCTTCGGTTTTTGTATCTGAATATTGTCTATGTTGATGGGCTTCTCGGTTGTGTGATTCGACCATCCGCGTTTCTGAAACGTGTGTCCGCATCCTCTTCGGCTTATTCCAATCAGTATGATGAGATACGAGATGCGCTCACGAATCCATCGGCTTCTACATCTTATACCAATTCTTTGCAGATTTTGTACATTTTGCGGTATGCTCCTACGAATGTAGGGAGAGTTTTAAATGATCTTCACCACGTTCTCGTGGGAAGTTACGCTTATCAGAATCTTGGTGATTTTACTCCTAGTGTGTGGGGGAGTCATTCGGGAGGACTGAAGGCTTTTGGGGAGACTCTTTCGGGAACTTTGACAGAGGATGATGTAAGTAATGTGATTACCCAGATTACGAATGAGTATACCCCTGAGGAGATTTCAAATATTATAGCGGGTTTGCGATTATAA
- a CDS encoding nucleotide exchange factor GrpE, with the protein MAEDRKIEDEQNPVPQPEELPSSPEDGEKNGKKHEGKAKHKQEKEVELLRQEVEKLKQEKANLEDAYKRKVAEFDNYKKRVLKEMEDMRLQANKKLLQHILPVYDSLSRAVLTLENTSVESLRQGINIIFAEFSKVMNDAGVKPIECVGQEFDYSRHEALMMEEREDVPYVMTVIQELEKGYMLGEEVLRPSKVKVAKKVTKQDASESSETSSQTTEKN; encoded by the coding sequence ATGGCTGAAGATCGCAAAATAGAAGATGAGCAGAATCCTGTTCCCCAGCCAGAGGAATTGCCATCTTCTCCCGAAGACGGAGAGAAAAATGGGAAAAAACATGAAGGAAAAGCTAAACATAAGCAGGAGAAAGAGGTGGAACTTTTAAGACAGGAAGTTGAAAAGCTCAAGCAGGAAAAGGCAAATCTTGAGGATGCGTATAAACGCAAGGTTGCAGAATTTGACAATTATAAAAAGCGTGTCCTTAAGGAAATGGAGGATATGAGGCTCCAGGCAAACAAGAAGCTCTTGCAGCATATTTTGCCGGTGTATGATAGTCTCTCACGTGCTGTTCTCACTCTTGAGAATACTTCGGTGGAGAGTCTTCGTCAGGGGATAAACATTATTTTTGCTGAGTTTAGCAAGGTGATGAATGATGCAGGGGTAAAACCTATCGAGTGTGTTGGACAGGAGTTCGACTATAGTCGTCATGAAGCTCTGATGATGGAAGAACGTGAGGATGTACCCTATGTGATGACGGTGATCCAGGAACTTGAAAAGGGGTATATGCTTGGTGAGGAGGTTCTCCGTCCAAGCAAGGTAAAGGTAGCCAAAAAGGTTACCAAACAGGATGCTTCAGAGAGTTCTGAAACATCCTCTCAGACAACAGAAAAAAATTAG
- the dnaK gene encoding molecular chaperone DnaK: MAGKGRVIGIDLGTTNSVVAVIENGQPVVIPNQEGARTTPSIVAFTEKGEVLVGQPAKNQMITNHENTIYSAKRFIGRRYEEAQGEIKMVPYKVKPGPHDDVRFVTRAGEFSPQEISARVLMKLKQAAEDYLGEKVERAVITVPAYFNDSQRQATKDAGTIAGLTVERIINEPTAAALAYGLDKKKEGTIAVYDFGGGTFDISILEIGDGVFEVKATNGDTHLGGDDIDHALMDYLIQEFKKETGVDLYKDPIAVQRLKDAAEKAKIELSSKMETQVNLPYITADASGPKHLQMNITRAQLEKLAKPFVDRSIEPCLQVMKDAGITKEQIDEVILVGGMTRMPLIQQTVKNIFGKEPSKGVNPDEVVAIGAAIQGGVLTGEMNDLLLLDVTPLSLGIETLGGVFTVLIPRNTTIPTKKSQIFSTAEDNQTAVTIHVLQGERPMARDNRTLGMFTLDGIPPARRGVPQIEVTFDIDANGILHVTAKDLGTQKEQKIRIEASSGLNEEEIKRMQEEAQKYAEQDRKARELIELKNQADSLVYSLENFLSENGDKVPAGEKAQVEEAIREVKEAIKTDDEARIKSAMENLQKKSQKIGEMIYKSQGAQTHSETQSSGNGGDEKVVDAEIVDDK, translated from the coding sequence ATGGCAGGAAAAGGAAGAGTCATCGGTATCGATCTTGGTACCACCAACTCAGTGGTTGCTGTTATTGAGAATGGTCAGCCTGTAGTGATCCCCAATCAAGAGGGCGCAAGAACCACTCCCTCAATTGTGGCTTTTACGGAGAAGGGAGAGGTGTTGGTAGGGCAACCAGCAAAGAACCAGATGATTACGAACCATGAGAACACTATTTATTCAGCGAAGCGTTTTATTGGGCGTCGTTACGAAGAGGCTCAGGGTGAAATCAAGATGGTGCCCTACAAAGTGAAACCCGGACCCCATGATGATGTTCGTTTTGTCACAAGAGCCGGGGAGTTTAGCCCTCAGGAGATTTCAGCTCGCGTGTTGATGAAACTGAAACAGGCGGCCGAGGATTATCTCGGGGAAAAGGTTGAACGTGCGGTGATTACGGTGCCAGCATATTTTAACGACTCTCAGCGTCAGGCTACCAAGGATGCTGGAACAATTGCGGGGCTTACAGTAGAGCGTATCATCAACGAACCGACAGCAGCAGCCCTTGCTTATGGTCTTGATAAAAAGAAAGAAGGGACCATAGCTGTTTACGATTTTGGTGGAGGTACGTTTGATATTTCTATCCTCGAGATTGGGGATGGAGTGTTTGAAGTGAAGGCAACGAACGGAGACACCCACCTTGGTGGAGATGACATTGACCATGCGCTCATGGACTATCTTATCCAGGAGTTCAAGAAGGAGACAGGTGTAGACCTCTATAAGGATCCGATTGCAGTTCAGCGTCTCAAGGATGCTGCTGAAAAGGCCAAAATTGAACTTTCGTCAAAGATGGAAACACAGGTCAACCTGCCTTATATTACGGCAGATGCCAGTGGTCCCAAGCATCTTCAGATGAATATTACCCGTGCTCAGCTTGAAAAACTTGCTAAACCTTTTGTGGATCGATCGATAGAGCCTTGTTTGCAGGTAATGAAGGATGCAGGTATCACTAAAGAGCAGATTGATGAGGTGATTCTCGTGGGTGGTATGACCCGTATGCCTCTCATCCAGCAAACCGTGAAAAATATTTTTGGGAAGGAGCCTTCCAAGGGAGTAAACCCTGATGAGGTAGTGGCTATTGGAGCAGCTATTCAGGGTGGTGTGTTGACCGGTGAGATGAACGATCTCTTGTTGCTTGATGTGACACCGCTGTCACTTGGTATTGAGACACTGGGTGGTGTGTTTACGGTACTTATTCCGAGAAACACGACGATCCCTACCAAAAAGTCTCAGATTTTCTCTACAGCCGAAGATAACCAAACAGCGGTTACAATCCATGTGCTTCAGGGAGAACGTCCGATGGCACGGGATAACCGTACTCTCGGAATGTTTACGTTGGATGGTATTCCTCCGGCAAGACGCGGTGTACCTCAGATTGAGGTGACATTTGATATTGATGCCAATGGTATTCTTCATGTAACCGCTAAGGATCTGGGTACCCAGAAGGAACAGAAGATCCGTATCGAGGCTTCTAGTGGTTTGAATGAAGAGGAAATAAAACGCATGCAAGAAGAGGCTCAAAAGTATGCAGAACAAGACAGGAAAGCTCGTGAGCTTATAGAACTGAAGAACCAGGCAGATTCTCTTGTCTATAGTCTTGAGAACTTTCTCAGTGAAAATGGTGACAAGGTGCCTGCAGGAGAGAAAGCCCAGGTGGAAGAAGCTATAAGAGAAGTAAAAGAAGCTATTAAGACGGACGATGAGGCTCGTATAAAGTCCGCTATGGAAAACCTCCAAAAGAAATCTCAAAAGATTGGTGAAATGATCTATAAGTCTCAGGGTGCTCAGACACACAGTGAAACACAATCCTCTGGTAATGGTGGAGATGAAAAGGTTGTAGACGCGGAAATTGTAGACGACAAGTAA
- the dnaJ gene encoding molecular chaperone DnaJ — MAEKDYYHILGVPRNASQEEIKKAYRKLAMQYHPDKNSGNKEAEEKFKEITEAYEILSDPEKRKLYDQYGSAAFGQQGGFGGAGGFDFEDIFGTGGFEDIFESFFGGGTRRSRRGNVNRGGDIRADLTLELKDILEEKTLKIKVRRKEICEVCHGTGSRSGNQSTTCPTCGGTGAVRVAQGFFSISTTCPQCHGTGRVISDPCAACRGEGTVEKESIISIRVPAGIEDGMKLRVPGEGDMGRHNGPRGDLYVVIHVRNTTDFRREGSDLYGKVYISFPRAVFGGVVEVATLTGKKKISIPAGVQSGHMIRLRHEGLPDIRTGERGDLYFEVIVKIPKNPSFREKEILREYAKVIGEEI, encoded by the coding sequence ATGGCAGAAAAGGATTATTATCATATTCTTGGTGTTCCCAGGAATGCTTCCCAGGAGGAGATTAAGAAGGCCTACCGTAAACTGGCTATGCAATATCACCCTGACAAGAATTCTGGAAATAAAGAAGCCGAAGAAAAGTTTAAGGAAATTACGGAAGCTTATGAAATTTTGTCCGATCCGGAAAAAAGAAAACTCTATGATCAGTACGGGTCGGCTGCTTTTGGACAGCAGGGAGGATTTGGCGGGGCTGGTGGATTTGATTTCGAGGATATTTTTGGTACCGGCGGATTTGAGGATATTTTTGAATCTTTCTTTGGAGGAGGGACTCGTCGTTCTCGACGGGGTAATGTGAACCGGGGAGGGGATATTCGGGCTGACCTTACCCTGGAACTTAAGGATATTCTGGAAGAAAAGACACTCAAGATTAAAGTGAGAAGAAAAGAGATTTGTGAGGTTTGTCATGGGACAGGGAGTCGTAGTGGAAACCAGTCAACGACCTGTCCTACCTGTGGGGGAACAGGGGCTGTGCGTGTGGCTCAGGGGTTTTTCTCAATTTCGACAACATGTCCCCAGTGTCACGGAACAGGTCGCGTGATCTCGGATCCCTGTGCGGCTTGTCGAGGAGAAGGTACAGTAGAAAAGGAAAGTATCATCTCTATCCGTGTACCGGCTGGTATTGAGGATGGGATGAAGCTCCGTGTTCCTGGTGAAGGTGACATGGGACGTCATAATGGTCCACGAGGGGATCTCTATGTCGTGATTCATGTTCGTAATACAACGGATTTTCGTCGTGAAGGAAGCGACCTTTACGGTAAAGTGTATATTAGTTTCCCACGAGCGGTATTTGGTGGCGTGGTGGAAGTGGCTACACTTACGGGGAAAAAGAAGATTTCTATACCCGCAGGTGTACAATCAGGGCATATGATACGTTTGAGACATGAAGGACTACCTGACATTCGTACAGGAGAAAGGGGTGATCTCTATTTTGAGGTGATTGTGAAGATTCCTAAGAATCCTTCATTTAGAGAAAAAGAAATCTTACGTGAATATGCGAAAGTAATCGGAGAAGAGATATAA
- a CDS encoding SLC13 family permease, producing the protein MMMVRKVGSFWLELWQIMGIGALVVLVTRQISLRNAFLAINWEVMLFLFTMFIIGAAMEESGYLSHLTYEIFKKAKSTDGLILRILFVMGLGSEFLMNDTLAIIGTPVVLHLAKKHRLKPSFLLLTLAFAVTIGSVMSPLGNPQNFLIASEGHISYAVLRFLEYLALPTLLNLVVAYGILRLMYRDQFHREDPLVHSQEPVHDRQLARLSQWSLGVLLGGVAIKVVLSLLPGGYEIPLVGITMVASLPPLLFSRRRKKLLRRLDWHTLVFFMAMFVLMRSVWNTGVFQTWMSVLPVSALSPLMIGGVSVLGSQILSNVPLVALYLPLLVSAGGGVREMMILAAGSTIAGNLTVLGAASNVIILQNAEKRVGETVSFWEFLRSGVPLTLLNVLVYAIFLKG; encoded by the coding sequence ATGATGATGGTTCGCAAAGTGGGAAGTTTTTGGTTGGAACTCTGGCAGATTATGGGTATTGGTGCCCTTGTGGTCCTTGTTACAAGACAGATTTCACTTAGAAATGCTTTTTTGGCTATTAATTGGGAGGTTATGCTGTTTCTTTTCACGATGTTTATTATCGGCGCAGCAATGGAAGAGAGTGGTTATCTCTCCCACCTCACCTATGAGATATTTAAAAAAGCAAAGTCTACCGATGGGCTTATTCTTCGTATTTTGTTTGTTATGGGGTTAGGGTCAGAGTTTTTGATGAACGATACTTTGGCTATCATTGGAACACCGGTGGTGCTTCATCTTGCCAAAAAGCATCGTCTTAAACCTTCTTTTCTTCTTCTTACGTTAGCGTTTGCCGTGACGATCGGAAGTGTGATGAGTCCTTTAGGAAATCCACAGAATTTTCTTATCGCGAGTGAAGGTCATATCTCTTATGCGGTCTTAAGATTTCTGGAATACCTGGCTTTGCCTACCCTGTTGAATCTTGTGGTGGCGTATGGCATACTTCGTTTGATGTATCGGGATCAGTTTCATCGGGAAGATCCCCTCGTTCATTCTCAAGAACCTGTGCATGACAGGCAGCTCGCTCGACTTTCGCAGTGGTCTCTGGGGGTTCTCTTGGGAGGAGTAGCTATCAAGGTGGTTTTATCTTTATTGCCGGGAGGGTATGAGATTCCGCTTGTTGGCATTACTATGGTGGCGAGTCTTCCTCCTCTTCTGTTTAGTCGGAGGAGGAAAAAACTGCTTCGTCGTTTAGATTGGCATACGCTTGTTTTTTTTATGGCAATGTTTGTTTTGATGCGGAGTGTGTGGAATACAGGGGTTTTTCAAACATGGATGAGTGTTTTGCCTGTATCGGCTCTTTCTCCTTTGATGATTGGAGGGGTAAGTGTTTTGGGGAGTCAGATTCTTTCGAATGTTCCTCTTGTGGCATTGTATCTTCCTCTTCTTGTATCGGCGGGAGGGGGAGTCAGAGAGATGATGATACTGGCGGCAGGCAGTACCATTGCGGGAAACCTCACGGTGCTTGGGGCAGCAAGTAATGTGATTATTCTGCAAAATGCTGAAAAACGAGTGGGAGAGACGGTTTCTTTCTGGGAGTTTTTGAGGTCTGGGGTTCCGTTGACTCTTTTGAATGTGCTGGTATATGCCATATTTTTGAAGGGGTAA